One Novipirellula aureliae DNA window includes the following coding sequences:
- a CDS encoding glutamate decarboxylase yields the protein MKPNQELLVMALHEKDMIRENLLDDVYASASLAHSLPKYRIPDTEQDPRHAYSVVHDELMLDGNSRQNLATFCQTWSEPEVHSLMDECMDKNMIDKDEYPQTAEIESRCVHMLAELWNSPEAANTIGCSTTGSSEAAMLAGLAMKWKWRAKRKAEAKSIDKPNMICGPVQICWHKFARYWDIELREIPMERDRLIMSPEEVLKRCDENTIGVVPTLGVTFTCQYEPVKAVADALDKLQADTGLDVPMHVDGASGGFLAPFCSPDLVWDFRIPRVKSINSSGHKFGLSPLGVGWVVWREKEDLPEDLVFHVNYLGGDMIDFALNFSRPGGSIVAQYYNFLRLGKDGYRKIHTACYETAEFLANEIEKLGPFEIIYNGQMDAGIPALCWKLKDQEAEGYTLYDFANALRSRGWQVPAYSMPANRQDLVIQRILVRHGVSRDLAVLLLKDMKRSLDFFEKHPDHASLAAEEASGFMH from the coding sequence ATGAAACCGAATCAGGAGCTCCTTGTTATGGCGTTACACGAAAAAGATATGATCCGCGAAAACCTGCTTGATGATGTCTACGCCTCCGCTAGTCTCGCACACAGCTTGCCGAAGTACCGGATTCCGGACACCGAGCAGGATCCGCGTCATGCCTATTCGGTCGTGCACGACGAGTTAATGCTGGACGGAAATTCGCGACAAAACCTGGCAACGTTCTGTCAGACATGGTCCGAACCCGAAGTTCATTCGCTCATGGATGAGTGCATGGATAAGAACATGATCGACAAGGACGAGTATCCGCAGACGGCGGAGATTGAATCCCGCTGTGTGCACATGTTGGCTGAGCTCTGGAATTCGCCGGAAGCGGCCAATACCATTGGATGCTCGACGACTGGATCGAGCGAAGCGGCAATGCTGGCTGGATTGGCGATGAAGTGGAAGTGGCGTGCGAAACGAAAGGCGGAAGCTAAATCGATCGACAAACCGAACATGATCTGCGGTCCGGTTCAGATTTGTTGGCATAAGTTCGCTCGTTATTGGGATATTGAATTGCGTGAAATTCCGATGGAGCGGGATCGTCTGATCATGTCGCCTGAAGAAGTGCTCAAGCGGTGTGACGAAAACACAATTGGGGTGGTGCCAACGCTAGGTGTAACGTTTACCTGCCAATACGAACCGGTCAAAGCTGTCGCCGACGCACTGGATAAACTGCAGGCAGACACCGGGCTGGATGTTCCGATGCACGTGGACGGGGCCAGTGGCGGTTTTCTTGCACCGTTCTGTTCACCTGATCTCGTATGGGATTTCCGCATTCCCCGCGTGAAGTCCATCAACAGTTCCGGCCACAAGTTTGGCCTGTCTCCATTGGGTGTGGGCTGGGTCGTTTGGCGCGAGAAGGAAGATCTACCGGAAGACCTCGTGTTTCATGTCAACTATCTGGGCGGTGATATGATCGACTTTGCGCTGAACTTTTCGCGACCGGGCGGTTCAATTGTCGCCCAGTACTACAACTTTCTGCGGCTTGGCAAAGACGGCTATCGCAAGATACACACCGCCTGTTATGAAACGGCCGAGTTTTTAGCGAATGAAATTGAAAAACTGGGCCCGTTTGAAATCATCTACAACGGACAGATGGACGCAGGCATTCCGGCGCTTTGTTGGAAGTTGAAGGACCAAGAGGCGGAAGGCTATACGTTGTATGACTTCGCCAATGCGCTTCGTTCCCGAGGCTGGCAGGTGCCTGCATATTCGATGCCGGCAAACCGCCAGGATCTAGTGATCCAACGCATCCTCGTCCGTCACGGGGTCAGCCGTGATTTGGCGGTTCTCTTGCTGAAAGACATGAAGCGTTCGCTGGATTTTTTTGAGAAGCACCCCGACCATGCGTCGCTGGCCGCTGAAGAGGCAAGCGGGTTCATGCACTAG
- a CDS encoding arylsulfatase, which yields MKTNRLIFLFPFFLMVHASPSQAQEITGTPGLPSATTTVDGNYLPNPPDRFGGVINLSAKDSKPYWPPNVVPPKDAPNVLLILTDDQGFGIYDTFGGIIPTPNMDRIAKTGLRYTQFHSTALCSPSRAAIITGRNHHSVGFGVIAEQATGFPGYDSTIGTDNATIGRILQENGYATSWFGKNHNTPDYQYSVAGPFDQWPSGMGFEYFYGFMGGETDQWTPWLFRDHTQIFPWREQPGYNLVTGMADDAIRYLHQLEAAAPEKPFFLYYAPGATHAPHQPTQEWIDKMKGKFDMGWNELRKQIFANQKRLGVIPADTVLTDWPDGQAEFGGAKLPKWDTLTDTEKKLFARQAEVFAAYVAYTDHEIGRVIQTVEDLGKLDNTLIIYVSGDNGTSAEGSTIGTPFDMAAIQGINIPVEDQMKYYDKWGGPETTPHMSVAWSWAFDTPFKWTKQVASHFGGTRQGMVMSWPGHIKDAGGIRPQFHHFIDVVPTILEATGVKAPKMVDGIAQKPIEGISMAYTWDKANAKVPSKRTTQYFEMFGNRAIYHEGWIATTTPPNAPWFMGEGKFPDVVNGYNWELYHIDEDFSESNDLAAKYPEKLRELQELFLVEAAKYQVLPLDNSILPRILAARPSYTAGRNEFVYTTELSGLPNGDAPNILAKSYSITADVEVPEGGGDGMIVTCGGRFGGYGLYLLKGKPVYVYNFLGINDYRWAGEQTLTPGKHTIMFDFKYDGPGMAKGGSGKLYVDGKEVFGGTIPHSIPAILTIDESFDIGMDTRTGVNDKDYQLPFRFNGKIDKVVVKLGPSQMVAADKKAANEMKKNADN from the coding sequence ATGAAAACGAACCGACTCATTTTCCTATTCCCATTTTTCTTGATGGTGCATGCGTCGCCATCTCAAGCACAAGAGATCACCGGTACGCCTGGCTTGCCAAGTGCAACCACGACCGTCGATGGCAATTACCTACCCAATCCGCCGGACAGATTTGGTGGGGTGATCAATCTGAGTGCGAAGGATTCCAAACCGTATTGGCCGCCGAACGTCGTACCGCCCAAAGACGCGCCCAATGTTCTGCTCATTTTGACCGACGACCAGGGCTTTGGCATCTACGACACTTTCGGCGGTATCATTCCGACGCCGAATATGGATCGTATTGCAAAAACCGGGCTGCGCTATACACAGTTTCATTCCACGGCGCTCTGCTCGCCTTCAAGAGCGGCGATCATCACCGGACGTAATCATCACTCGGTCGGCTTTGGCGTGATCGCCGAGCAAGCCACCGGTTTCCCGGGCTACGATTCCACGATTGGCACAGACAACGCAACCATTGGTCGAATCCTCCAAGAGAACGGCTATGCAACGTCGTGGTTTGGCAAGAATCACAACACACCCGATTATCAATACAGCGTCGCGGGACCGTTCGACCAATGGCCCAGCGGGATGGGCTTCGAATATTTCTATGGTTTCATGGGCGGTGAAACCGACCAATGGACACCATGGCTGTTCCGAGATCACACCCAGATTTTTCCATGGAGAGAGCAACCCGGGTACAACCTGGTTACCGGCATGGCAGACGACGCGATCCGCTATTTGCATCAACTGGAAGCTGCCGCGCCCGAGAAACCCTTTTTCCTTTATTACGCCCCCGGCGCTACCCATGCCCCTCATCAGCCCACCCAGGAGTGGATTGACAAGATGAAAGGGAAATTTGACATGGGATGGAACGAACTGCGTAAGCAGATTTTCGCCAACCAGAAACGTTTGGGCGTCATCCCAGCGGATACCGTATTGACGGATTGGCCAGATGGGCAAGCCGAGTTTGGTGGCGCCAAACTACCGAAATGGGATACGCTCACGGACACCGAAAAGAAACTCTTCGCGCGGCAAGCGGAAGTCTTCGCAGCCTATGTCGCCTACACCGACCACGAAATCGGCCGGGTCATCCAGACCGTGGAAGACTTGGGCAAACTCGATAACACACTGATTATCTACGTCAGCGGTGACAACGGCACGAGTGCCGAAGGCTCGACCATCGGCACCCCTTTCGATATGGCAGCGATTCAGGGCATCAACATTCCCGTCGAAGATCAGATGAAGTATTACGATAAATGGGGCGGGCCGGAGACCACGCCGCACATGTCGGTGGCTTGGTCATGGGCCTTTGATACACCCTTCAAATGGACCAAACAGGTCGCCTCACACTTCGGTGGAACCCGCCAGGGAATGGTTATGTCATGGCCGGGACATATCAAGGACGCCGGAGGCATTCGTCCCCAGTTCCATCACTTCATTGATGTTGTTCCCACCATCTTGGAAGCGACCGGAGTCAAGGCTCCGAAGATGGTCGACGGCATCGCGCAGAAACCCATCGAGGGCATAAGCATGGCCTACACCTGGGACAAAGCCAACGCCAAAGTCCCATCCAAACGAACCACGCAATACTTTGAGATGTTTGGAAACCGTGCAATCTATCACGAGGGTTGGATCGCGACGACGACACCGCCCAACGCTCCCTGGTTCATGGGCGAAGGTAAGTTTCCCGATGTGGTCAATGGCTACAACTGGGAACTCTACCATATCGACGAGGATTTCTCGGAGTCCAATGACCTGGCCGCCAAATATCCCGAGAAACTGCGAGAACTGCAGGAACTCTTTCTCGTCGAGGCCGCGAAATATCAGGTGCTGCCACTGGATAATTCAATCCTCCCACGAATCCTCGCTGCAAGGCCAAGCTATACCGCCGGACGGAATGAGTTCGTCTACACAACTGAATTGAGTGGACTGCCCAACGGCGACGCGCCGAACATTCTGGCTAAGTCCTACAGCATCACCGCCGACGTGGAAGTCCCGGAAGGCGGGGGCGACGGAATGATCGTTACCTGCGGCGGACGATTCGGTGGCTACGGACTCTATCTGCTCAAAGGAAAACCCGTCTATGTCTACAACTTCCTGGGCATCAACGATTACCGTTGGGCAGGAGAGCAGACGCTGACACCTGGCAAGCACACCATCATGTTTGATTTCAAATACGATGGCCCCGGCATGGCCAAGGGTGGGTCAGGCAAGTTGTATGTGGACGGCAAGGAGGTTTTCGGAGGTACAATCCCTCACAGCATCCCGGCTATCTTGACGATCGACGAGTCGTTCGATATCGGAATGGATACCCGCACGGGAGTGAACGATAAGGATTATCAGCTGCCTTTCCGCTTCAATGGAAAGATTGATAAAGTGGTCGTCAAGCTCGGTCCGTCTCAGATGGTTGCAGCTGATAAGAAGGCCGCAAACGAAATGAAAAAGAACGCAGACAACTAG
- a CDS encoding OmpP1/FadL family transporter produces the protein MKILRVALILFAASAFAFEANAQTFGIELHNTMMPASGGMAGASLSRPQDLQSAIYGNPATLTQFRGTQFSFGAGWAEPTINIDQSTSLPLVGVDPYAAKSGTPGSAIPNIGVTQDMRVFDLPVTIGLGLLTNAGLGAEYRGVPASNGTSSQYLALDVVAGAGVDLTDRLSVGAAMTVGTSFLDGPFVDLTGMTAAFALRGTIGANYDLGHNTSLGAYWQTKKSFNFEDAVLYNGGTAQDLAFDHPENFGIGVANSSLLDGRLLLAMDIVYKHHSNADFLKEIYNNQWVYQFGAQYAVSPRLRLRAGYAYNENPMRQDPSVTSIGGVDLPDGIPALRYVQGQFAAISQHRITGGVGIRDMLPGVDVDLFAGGMFENTDQFADTISSLESYWVGGAITWRFRRGSGQCLPIPCEWN, from the coding sequence ATGAAAATCCTACGAGTCGCCCTGATTCTCTTTGCAGCATCTGCTTTTGCTTTCGAAGCCAACGCCCAGACGTTTGGGATTGAACTGCACAATACAATGATGCCCGCTTCGGGCGGAATGGCGGGTGCCAGTCTCTCTCGCCCACAAGACCTTCAATCCGCAATCTATGGAAATCCGGCGACGCTGACACAGTTTCGCGGAACCCAATTCTCGTTCGGTGCCGGATGGGCTGAACCAACGATCAATATCGATCAGTCGACTTCGCTTCCACTGGTCGGCGTCGATCCCTATGCCGCGAAGTCGGGTACGCCAGGAAGTGCCATTCCCAACATTGGCGTCACCCAAGATATGCGAGTGTTTGATTTGCCTGTTACCATCGGACTCGGTTTGCTGACCAATGCCGGACTTGGCGCCGAGTATCGAGGCGTCCCCGCGTCAAACGGCACGTCGTCGCAATACCTGGCGTTGGATGTTGTTGCCGGTGCAGGCGTCGACCTAACCGATCGGCTATCAGTCGGTGCTGCGATGACGGTAGGCACCTCTTTCCTTGATGGACCTTTTGTCGATTTAACTGGCATGACAGCGGCCTTCGCGTTGCGAGGAACGATTGGTGCAAACTATGACCTCGGGCATAACACGTCGTTGGGCGCCTACTGGCAAACCAAAAAGAGTTTCAATTTCGAGGATGCCGTGCTCTACAATGGTGGTACTGCTCAGGATCTTGCATTCGATCATCCCGAAAATTTCGGCATCGGTGTCGCAAACAGCTCTTTGCTTGATGGACGCTTGCTGCTGGCCATGGATATCGTCTACAAGCACCACAGTAACGCGGATTTCCTGAAGGAAATCTACAATAACCAGTGGGTGTATCAATTTGGGGCCCAGTATGCGGTATCACCACGTCTTCGATTGCGAGCGGGATATGCATACAACGAGAACCCGATGCGACAGGATCCCTCGGTGACTTCGATCGGTGGTGTGGATCTTCCTGACGGAATACCTGCCCTGCGATACGTTCAAGGACAATTCGCCGCAATCAGCCAGCATCGCATCACCGGTGGAGTGGGAATCCGCGACATGCTGCCGGGCGTCGATGTCGACCTATTTGCCGGCGGCATGTTCGAGAACACCGACCAGTTTGCCGACACCATCTCTTCGCTCGAGAGCTACTGGGTGGGCGGTGCAATTACCTGGCGTTTCCGACGAGGTTCCGGTCAATGTCTGCCCATTCCTTGCGAATGGAACTGA
- a CDS encoding sigma-54-dependent transcriptional regulator has translation MERRFQVLVVDDEPNIRSGLAKGLVKIVDKIETASDVNEALDKFESGDFQLVIADVRLPGDRDGLDLLTLIRQHKPDTSVIVITAHGTVETAVDAMRRGAFDFITKPVDLDLIREQVTKALEHYRLQSENRELKGRLANAGAISGIIGNCSAMRDVYQQVRQVATTDATVLIQGESGTGKELIARALHDLSTRSANPFIAVNLGALPETLLESELFGHEKGSFTGAARQKPGCFEQAFGGTLFLDEITEIPPKSQIDLLRVLETGEFSRVGGEETMQSDARIISATNKDIGEMTQDGSFRDDLYYRLNIVPIRVPSLRERREDIPLLADHFLTYFCLRHQRPPKQLSDDTMQMLASVNWPGNVRQLRNLMERLVVTISGSTIEVNHLPKEIQQVTPAGNVQVKSLVEATEKAEIDAITAALGVCDYHRERAAKMLGVSVRTLHYKMSRHGLH, from the coding sequence GTGGAAAGGCGATTTCAAGTCCTGGTGGTGGACGATGAACCCAATATCCGTAGCGGATTGGCCAAGGGTTTGGTCAAGATTGTTGACAAAATCGAAACCGCATCCGACGTCAACGAGGCGCTTGACAAGTTCGAATCAGGCGACTTTCAACTTGTGATTGCCGATGTTCGCCTGCCCGGCGATCGTGATGGGCTCGACTTGTTGACGCTGATTCGACAACACAAACCAGACACCTCCGTCATCGTCATTACCGCTCACGGGACCGTTGAGACCGCCGTTGATGCGATGCGCCGCGGAGCGTTCGACTTCATCACCAAACCGGTTGACTTGGACCTGATTCGCGAACAGGTCACCAAGGCGTTAGAGCATTATCGGCTTCAATCCGAAAATCGAGAGCTCAAGGGCCGACTTGCAAACGCGGGTGCAATCTCTGGGATTATTGGAAACTGTTCCGCGATGCGCGATGTGTATCAGCAAGTTCGGCAGGTTGCGACAACCGACGCAACGGTTTTGATTCAAGGCGAAAGCGGCACCGGCAAAGAACTGATCGCCAGAGCCCTACACGATCTTAGCACGCGGAGCGCAAATCCGTTTATCGCCGTCAACTTGGGTGCGCTACCTGAAACACTCCTCGAAAGCGAACTATTCGGTCACGAAAAAGGCTCGTTCACAGGTGCGGCGCGACAAAAACCGGGCTGCTTCGAGCAAGCATTCGGCGGCACCCTGTTCTTGGACGAGATTACCGAGATCCCGCCAAAGAGCCAAATCGATCTGTTGCGTGTGCTCGAAACGGGAGAATTCTCGCGAGTTGGCGGTGAGGAAACAATGCAATCGGATGCTCGAATTATCTCAGCAACGAACAAGGATATCGGTGAAATGACTCAGGATGGGTCGTTCCGAGACGATTTGTATTATCGACTCAATATCGTTCCCATTCGTGTTCCTTCGCTGAGAGAACGTCGCGAAGACATACCGCTACTCGCCGACCATTTCCTGACCTATTTTTGCCTTCGACATCAACGTCCGCCAAAGCAACTTAGCGACGATACGATGCAAATGCTTGCGTCGGTAAACTGGCCTGGCAACGTACGTCAACTTCGAAACCTGATGGAACGCTTAGTCGTTACGATCAGTGGCTCGACCATCGAAGTCAACCATCTGCCCAAGGAAATCCAACAGGTGACCCCTGCTGGCAACGTTCAAGTCAAATCCTTAGTTGAGGCAACGGAAAAAGCCGAGATCGATGCGATCACTGCTGCGTTGGGCGTCTGCGACTATCACCGCGAACGAGCTGCAAAAATGCTCGGCGTCAGCGTGCGAACGCTGCATTACAAGATGAGTCGACACGGGCTTCACTAA
- a CDS encoding two-component system sensor histidine kinase NtrB — MFRVSDAETSKSYRLVIALLLILSVTALLITIWVMVDFLKERQIVHQLISQLPAEARDSGKELESELKWQFRLSSLIVLNSIVTGAVMALLWRALKTSQRTLRDLKTLAGDILSSLDQGVITTDEQGLVTSINDRGLELLSITEDPIGIPIRNLTETIGLPIFHEPGCQCGTHAETRDFAVQVNDSVQTLRTFVQSLRNHEDIDIGCIIQLRDVTERVLIEEQMRRMERYMGLGTLAAGLRHEIENPLTALSLHLQLLDEHLRDGDVSPETNDMLIIIKTEIQRTVSVLENFRDFASMGRLNLSPVDLREVVERQTTLLTPQAQKQKIDLHVEIERSFSGAVQADAVRIEQVILNLLVNAIDAMKNGGQLTVRLSAQPSGRDLGFQRVEVIDTGPGIPDKLKARIFDPYFTTKPAGTGMGLALCDKIVRQHHGNLSFHRSFEGTVFEFTLPYQPQ; from the coding sequence ATGTTTCGCGTCTCCGATGCTGAAACCAGTAAGAGTTATCGCCTCGTTATCGCCTTGTTGTTGATCCTCAGCGTCACCGCATTGCTGATCACGATTTGGGTCATGGTCGATTTTCTAAAAGAACGCCAAATCGTTCACCAACTCATCAGCCAACTGCCCGCCGAAGCACGTGATTCGGGGAAAGAGCTAGAAAGCGAACTGAAGTGGCAATTCCGGCTGTCTTCGCTGATTGTCCTCAACTCGATCGTTACCGGAGCGGTAATGGCGCTGCTGTGGCGTGCGTTAAAAACAAGTCAACGAACGCTCCGAGATTTGAAAACTCTCGCTGGCGATATCCTCAGCAGCCTCGATCAAGGCGTGATTACAACCGATGAACAAGGACTTGTCACCAGCATCAACGATCGTGGTTTGGAGTTGCTTTCGATCACCGAAGACCCGATCGGAATACCGATTCGGAATCTGACCGAAACGATTGGGTTACCGATCTTCCACGAACCGGGTTGCCAATGCGGTACCCATGCGGAGACCCGCGATTTCGCGGTTCAAGTCAACGATTCGGTGCAAACGCTACGCACCTTTGTGCAATCGCTTCGCAATCATGAAGATATCGACATCGGTTGTATCATCCAGCTTCGTGATGTTACCGAACGCGTCTTAATCGAAGAACAGATGCGGCGAATGGAACGCTACATGGGACTTGGTACGCTTGCCGCAGGCTTGCGTCACGAGATTGAAAACCCATTGACGGCATTGTCACTTCATTTGCAATTGCTGGACGAGCATTTAAGAGATGGCGATGTGTCCCCAGAGACGAATGACATGTTGATCATCATTAAAACGGAAATTCAGCGAACGGTTTCGGTCCTGGAAAATTTTCGTGATTTTGCCTCAATGGGAAGACTAAACCTTTCGCCCGTCGATCTGCGAGAGGTCGTCGAAAGGCAAACGACGCTATTGACTCCTCAAGCTCAAAAACAAAAAATCGACCTCCATGTCGAAATCGAACGCTCCTTCTCCGGGGCGGTACAAGCCGACGCGGTGCGGATCGAGCAAGTCATTCTTAATCTGCTGGTCAACGCGATCGACGCAATGAAGAATGGTGGTCAGCTGACCGTTCGTTTGTCCGCTCAACCGAGTGGACGCGATTTAGGTTTTCAACGGGTAGAGGTGATCGATACCGGTCCAGGCATCCCCGACAAATTGAAGGCTCGAATCTTCGATCCCTATTTTACGACCAAACCAGCGGGAACAGGCATGGGACTTGCTCTATGCGATAAGATTGTGCGACAACATCATGGAAACCTAAGCTTCCACCGTTCATTTGAAGGAACCGTGTTTGAATTCACTCTCCCCTACCAACCACAATGA
- a CDS encoding OprO/OprP family phosphate-selective porin — protein sequence MDYRNVLRVLMLAITGIIQIPTKAQNTGSEDLGIQEIGLLAEGVPDSGSIPSDVRIALDHMQRQIDAINAPVIHCAPAPAKPEFPAIRVSGFFQADTAWFDQDAANIIAVGDVQDGADFRRARLQAIGSVAENVDFSVEFDFGFPGRPSFMDVWLDVQDLSILQNVKVGLYRQPFGLDALTSVRELTFIERALPFAFVPFRQIGAMAHGSSKADDITWAVSGFRFPTDFNGGNIGDNGGYGLATRWTGLLIDNGDCAALHLGGAYCLIDPSNDAVQYRSQPEIFIAETGGAAFVPAGVPSTVPPFVDTGVIENTDLTNLFSAELATTIGSFHAQSEVIYSTVDRSIGSTVGFSGFSAQAAYILTGEHRPYNKTNGVLGRITPRNNFGKDGWGAWEATSRYSYLDLNDDDIQGGRLNDVTLGLNWYLNNYTKFQANYIHAMLDSPVNGDSDADIVAMRAQVDF from the coding sequence ATGGATTACCGAAACGTTTTGCGAGTTCTAATGCTCGCCATCACTGGCATTATACAAATCCCCACCAAGGCGCAGAATACCGGCTCTGAAGATCTCGGAATCCAAGAGATTGGATTGCTGGCAGAGGGGGTTCCCGATTCCGGATCCATTCCGAGCGACGTTCGTATCGCCCTGGATCATATGCAGCGTCAGATCGACGCCATCAACGCTCCGGTGATCCACTGTGCTCCCGCACCGGCAAAGCCTGAATTTCCAGCAATTCGCGTTTCGGGATTTTTTCAAGCCGACACGGCATGGTTTGATCAGGACGCCGCTAACATAATTGCCGTGGGCGACGTCCAAGATGGTGCCGATTTCCGTCGCGCTCGTTTGCAGGCGATTGGGTCCGTCGCTGAGAACGTTGACTTTAGCGTCGAGTTCGACTTCGGTTTTCCAGGTCGGCCAAGCTTTATGGACGTTTGGCTCGACGTCCAAGATTTGAGCATACTACAAAATGTAAAAGTTGGCTTGTATCGGCAACCCTTCGGACTCGATGCATTAACAAGTGTTCGTGAGCTGACGTTCATCGAACGAGCGTTGCCATTTGCATTTGTCCCGTTTCGTCAAATTGGTGCGATGGCTCACGGTAGCTCGAAAGCCGACGACATCACCTGGGCCGTTTCAGGCTTTCGTTTTCCAACCGATTTCAATGGCGGAAATATCGGTGACAACGGAGGCTATGGTTTAGCGACGCGATGGACAGGGCTACTTATCGACAACGGCGATTGCGCAGCACTGCATCTAGGTGGAGCTTACTGTCTCATTGATCCTTCAAATGACGCGGTTCAATATCGGTCTCAACCGGAGATCTTCATTGCCGAAACCGGCGGTGCTGCATTCGTCCCCGCTGGTGTCCCTTCCACCGTCCCTCCGTTCGTCGATACAGGGGTGATTGAAAATACGGATTTGACGAATTTGTTTTCGGCCGAATTGGCGACCACGATCGGATCGTTTCATGCGCAATCGGAGGTCATCTATTCAACCGTTGACCGCAGCATTGGATCGACGGTCGGCTTTTCCGGCTTTTCGGCCCAAGCGGCCTACATTCTCACAGGCGAGCATCGGCCTTACAACAAAACCAATGGTGTTTTGGGGCGAATCACACCAAGAAATAATTTCGGGAAAGACGGCTGGGGAGCCTGGGAGGCAACGTCGCGTTACTCCTACCTCGATTTGAATGACGACGATATCCAAGGCGGACGACTCAACGATGTCACTCTTGGCTTGAATTGGTATCTCAACAACTATACTAAATTTCAAGCCAACTACATCCACGCGATGTTGGATAGCCCGGTCAACGGTGACAGCGATGCCGATATCGTTGCCATGCGAGCCCAGGTGGACTTTTAG
- a CDS encoding proton-conducting transporter transmembrane domain-containing protein — protein sequence MIVLLVLVPLVAAAIAMLVPSNRHRPWILPVTAVCHLALVVWMLPQGEQWAMDRWLAIDPLSRLFVGFISVLFFICALYAPAYLRLRLGRDNRILVACLLVAFGMMSLVTLSHHLGLMWIAMEATTLATAPCVYFNRNPKSLEATWKYLVIGSVGIALALLGSFFLIYAMVQAGSESTLLFDELIEHSHPLSLPWLHAAFVLLLVGYGTKMGLSPMHTWKPDAYGEAPGIVGALLAGGLTSCAFLCVLRFFHIAHIADDDQHSQRLLIFMGLLSMGTAAVFMPRQRDIKRLLAYSSVEHMGMLVFGLGIGGIATGGALLHVIHNGLCKAGLFLAAANIHRAYCSKTTDQVRGVLKRLPWSGWMMMILFFAITGSPLFGPFVSEFQILSGTFDSGNVGRGITFLVLLLIVFFGMGSVLLGFMLGPAEEVEGVGSPQQFRESFLLILPIFIAVGLTVLLGVYTPSFLTAWVDQAVAFLQRIPLD from the coding sequence GTGATTGTCTTGCTCGTTCTTGTTCCGCTGGTTGCGGCCGCTATCGCGATGCTGGTTCCCTCGAACCGTCATCGCCCATGGATTTTGCCCGTTACCGCAGTCTGCCATCTGGCATTGGTTGTCTGGATGTTGCCGCAAGGGGAGCAATGGGCGATGGACCGATGGTTGGCGATCGATCCGCTAAGCCGACTGTTCGTGGGCTTCATCAGCGTGTTGTTCTTCATTTGTGCATTGTACGCGCCCGCATACCTTCGATTGCGACTGGGACGCGACAATCGAATCTTGGTCGCATGTTTGCTCGTCGCGTTCGGTATGATGTCGCTCGTCACGCTATCGCACCATCTTGGATTGATGTGGATTGCCATGGAAGCGACCACGTTAGCGACTGCACCGTGCGTCTATTTCAACCGCAACCCCAAATCGCTCGAGGCGACTTGGAAATACTTAGTGATCGGATCCGTCGGGATCGCATTGGCGCTTCTTGGGTCGTTCTTTTTGATTTACGCAATGGTTCAAGCGGGTTCGGAATCGACGCTACTTTTCGATGAATTGATCGAGCATTCGCACCCCTTGTCGTTGCCCTGGTTGCACGCCGCATTTGTCCTGTTGTTAGTAGGCTATGGCACCAAGATGGGGTTGTCCCCAATGCACACCTGGAAACCAGACGCCTACGGCGAAGCTCCGGGGATTGTCGGTGCCCTGTTGGCGGGTGGGTTAACGAGTTGTGCGTTTTTATGCGTCTTGCGATTCTTTCATATCGCTCATATCGCAGATGACGACCAGCACTCACAGCGGTTGTTGATCTTCATGGGACTATTGTCGATGGGAACGGCGGCTGTATTTATGCCCCGGCAACGCGATATCAAACGACTGTTGGCCTACAGCAGTGTTGAGCACATGGGGATGCTTGTCTTTGGACTTGGGATTGGCGGTATTGCCACGGGTGGAGCACTCCTTCATGTCATTCACAATGGACTATGCAAGGCCGGGCTATTCCTGGCAGCGGCCAATATCCATCGTGCCTATTGCAGCAAGACGACGGACCAAGTGCGCGGCGTGCTCAAGCGACTGCCCTGGAGTGGATGGATGATGATGATTCTGTTTTTTGCAATCACCGGTTCGCCACTGTTTGGACCCTTTGTCAGCGAATTTCAAATACTCAGTGGTACGTTCGACTCTGGGAACGTGGGACGGGGCATCACGTTTTTGGTCCTGCTATTGATCGTTTTCTTCGGCATGGGGTCCGTCTTGTTGGGTTTCATGTTGGGGCCCGCCGAAGAAGTCGAAGGCGTGGGGTCACCACAGCAATTTCGAGAAAGCTTTTTGTTGATTCTACCTATTTTTATCGCGGTTGGATTGACGGTCTTGCTAGGGGTCTATACGCCTTCTTTCCTGACCGCGTGGGTCGACCAAGCGGTAGCGTTTCTCCAACGCATACCGCTCGACTAA